The Nicotiana sylvestris chromosome 6, ASM39365v2, whole genome shotgun sequence genomic sequence gagaaataggctaaaattgccaTTTCATGCAAATTTAGtttaaaataccaaatggacttgtaaCATTATGCAAAAAATtatgtaaattatattttgtgtaaatgcgagaataaaataaattattcgccaaaatgacaagttttgggaatacttattggtttttatagtgcaaaataggccataaattggttttaaaaatctttaaaaatttgggaaagTACCAAAGCCTTTGGGCGTGCttgtatatgcatacatatgctattttgaaagtattttgagtataaaaaatacatagggaaaaattgggtatcaacaagtacttcatcttgtccttatacaaggacgagctggaataggcatgaaacctaaactcatcaagttcatttagTTGCTCTACCTAGAGATTTGCAGCTATCCCATTCAAGGTTTAACTTCTTAAGAGCCCATATGGCCTTATGTTGTAACTCAACCAGAATATGGCATGCTCTTCCAAATAccaatcggtatggagacataccaattggagtcttatACAGAGTTCtgtaagcccacaaagcatcatccagtttccttgaccaatcagtcTAGTTTGCATTGATAGTTTTTGATAATATGCTCTTTATCTCCGTGTTAGAGACCTCAACTTGTCCACTAGCATGGGTATGAAATGGGTTGACACTTTATGATTGACACCACACTTGAAGAGTAAAGTACGAAggccttgttgcaaaaatgagaatcCCCATTACTAATAATCGCCCTTGGCGTGCTAAACCTTTTGAAGATATTTTTCTTTAAGACTGCCACCACACTCtgtgcctcattgttgggcaaagccacaacttcaacccacttagaaacaTAATCAATAGGAACCAGAATGTAAGTGTTACCACATGAACTCACAAatggtcccatgaagtcaatgccccacacgtcaaaaatgtcaatctcaagaatagtggtgagaggcatttcatccttcttggaaattccactagctctctgacactcatcacatctcttaacAAGCTTACTATCATCTTTATACagggtaggccaataaaatccacagttaagaacctttgaagcatttctcgccccaccatgatgaccaccgtagggCGAGGAATGGGaagcatcaagaatactcatttgctcctcttctagaACACATCTCcagatcacaccatcattacaaatCTTGAAAAGATAAGGATCGTCCCAGTAATAATCCAAGCTgtcccgtttaagcttcttcctttggttagaagagagctcacttgAAACAATATCTATCACAAAAACAATTAGCCACATCGGCGAACCAAGACATACTATTCAAAGAAAtggagaggagttgttcatccggaaataaatcattaatttcgaggccatcatggggcctcccctcctcttcctagcgggacaagtggtccaccacttgattttcacttccttttcgatcaataatttcaagatcaaactcttgaagcaaaaGAACCCATCTCATCCACCTAATGTTAGagtccttctttgtcatcaagtaacgGAGTGCCGCGTTATCGGTGTGCACAATCGCTTTGGTACACATGAGATATGGCctgaacttttccatggcaaAGAAAATGGATAGTAACTCTTTTCGGTCATAGTATAattgacttgggcatcattcatCGTTTTTCTTGCATAATAGAGCGGATATAATATTTTGTTGATCATTTGCCCAAAACTACTCCTACCGCAACGTCattagcatcgcacatgagctcaaatggtaagctccaattgggtgcgttGATGATGGGAATGGTAGTCAATCTATAGTTGAGAAGCTCAAAAGCCTTCATGCAATtatcatcgaacacaaacttttcatctttttccaacaacttgcacaagggattcaccattttgagaagtccttgatgaaccttcggtagaacccgcatgcccaagaaagctCCTAACTCCCTTGACGGAAGTAGGAGGATAgagttttgaaatcacttcaatcttcACTTTGTCCACTTTAATATCGTTCTTGGAGATCTTATGGCCTAGAAAAATGCCATCCTCAATCATAAAgtggcacttctcccaattaagtactaagttggtctcttcacatcgggccaacacctTGTCAAGATTATTAAAGCATTCTTCAAAGGAGTCACCCACAAcaataaaatcatccatgaacacttccaagaagtcctccaccatatccataaatatagccatcatacatTGTTGAAAGGTACCCGGTGCATTatacaaaccaaatggcatccttgAGAATGCAAAGGTACCATACGGGAATGCGAAGGTGGTTTTCTCTTGGTCTTCCGGTGTAATAAAAATCTGGTTGTAACATGAGTGCCCATTCAAAATTCAATAGTAGGCACGCCCATCAAGTCTATCCAATAtttggtcaagaaagggcaatggaaaatgatctttgcGGGTCACTTTGTTCAGCTTTCGATAATTCATGCATACACTCCATCCGATGATAGTCCTATTggggatcaactcattttgttcatttgtgaccacagtcataccccccttctttggcacacattgtaccggcgaagtccatgaactatccaaAATGGGGAacacaacccctgcatctagCGACTTGATAATTTCCTTCTTGACgacctcttgcatagcctcattcaaaCTCTTTTAATGTTCCACGGAGGGTTTGTCATCATTCTCAAGTATAATTTTGTGCATgaaaaaggcggggcttataccccgaatatcagctagagtccatccagttgcctttttccttttttggagCACCACAAGAGTGGTATATACCTGCACGTTAGTTAAGcacgaagaaagaataacaggtaaagttgaacaagggcccaagaattcatacctgaggtgtgaaggcaaaggcttcaacATCCAATATGGGAGGTTCCatgattgagggctttgttggtggagtctttcggttctcaagatccaaggaaagtttTCGGGGCTCATATGTGTAAGAAACCATTCCTTGTAAAGCATTGACATATTCCACCAAGCCTTCATCCTCAGTCACACCATGGTTCAACACACAGCTTCCAAAGGGTCCTCCATATTTATCACTGCACCGATGTCTTCAACAATCACCTCGGTCACAAGATCCACAAAGGAGCATACTTCGTTGCTATtgggttgcctcattgatttgcagacatggaacacaactttttcatcacccactaggaaggtgagctcccctgcttccacatcaactaaagcCTTCCTTGTAGcgaggaaaggtctccccaatatgatcaACACCTCATAGTCAACCTCGCAGTCAAGAATCACAAAATGTGAGGGAAGTATGAACTTGTCAACCCGCACAAGCACATCATCTATAATCCCCAATGGCTTCTTCATTTCCCTATCCGCCACCTCATGGATATGggccttggttgcccaatccccaATGTCTTAAACATAAAATATGGCATCAAGCTAATGCTTTCCCCTAAGTCATACAAAGCTTTGGCAAAATCGGCACTACCAATAGTGCACGGGATTGTAAAAGCACCGAGGTCTTCTAGCTTTGGGGCCATGGAATTTataatggcactcacttgatgcgtcattttgatagtttcacaattcatAGATCTCTTTTTTGTTACtaagtctttcataaacttggcataTCCTGCCATTTGTTCTAGATCTTCCACCAAAGGTACATATATcgacaaactcttcatcatatcaataaatttCTTGAACTGGTTCTCATTGTTTTGTTTCGCAAGCCTCTGAGGTTATAGTGGAGGAGTCCTTGGTAAAGGAGCCTTTTCTTTGGGCACTACTGTTTTCGGTATGTCTACCGCGTGTTCCCTAGaagggttcacatcattttgtgtCTTCTCCACGTTATCATCAATGTTAATTCttacttcttcattcacattctcatcacaCACTTGCACATCAGTGCTTTGCTCATCATCCCCTTGCACTAACACATCATCACTCACAACCTTTCTTGCATTAGAGGTACTAGCGACCCCACCTCTACCACTCCTTATAGTCACCTCCATAGTGTAGACTATGTTGTTCCCTCCCTTAGGGTTTACTATCATGTCactaggtagtgcccccttagggcgagtattcaatgcttgagaAATTTGTCCAAGTTggacctccaagtttcggatagaagtattgtgggatgccaaTTAGGCATCGGAGTCGGCGTTTTTCatcatcatttgctcaaacattgATTCAATCCGTCTCATCTCATTGTTGGACGAGCTAGGACCTTGAGACGAAAATGGAGGGGGGTTGTTAGGTTATTGAAACATCGGAGGACTTTGAAAGCCCGGACCCCGATTCTCTTGATTACCATTATTCCAACCCCCTTAGTATTTTGCCTCCCCTACTGCTATTGTTATTTCCACCCCAGTTGCCTTGGTTACTTTGGTTGccccaattttgattgttgttcccccagttgctttggttgttgttgtttgcattgttccaatttccttgttgattttgatttccccaattttcttGGGATCTCCACTGTTGTTGATTCGGAGCATTGCCCCATTGTCCTTGGTAGTTGttcacatattgaacctcttcactttgatcagCATACCCATCATCTTAGTTGTAACTACTACTACCTTGCTCATATTGATATGGATTTTCTTGACTTTGTTGACCTCTTTGCCTCCTCTTGTTGACCATCATATTTACCtcttccatggcattcacttgttttggcccctgaacttgttgcaattgagctTTGGCCAACTAGATCATGGTTGTAGTTAACTCGGCTATTGCTTAGCGTggtcatggagctctttgtgtTGGTGAATGACATTGGGATCACCTTGTGGCACATTAGATTGACTTTGCCACACCGAGGGAGTATCCTCTATCTCatcaagtatatcacatgcctcAACATAAGAAGTGTTCATAAAGTTTCCCCCAGTGAGTTGGTTAACTACACACTGGTTGGTAGTGTTGATGCCACGGTAGAATGTTTGCTGGATCATTGCTTCGGTCATGTCATTGTTCAAATATTCTTTAACCATCGTTCGATaactttcccaaatctcataaagcGGTTCATTTGGCTCTTATTTGAAGGCAAGCATCTCATCTCTCAGCGtcgccatatgccccggtgagaagaACTTTGCTATAAATTTCTCGGCCAACTCATCTGACGTGGTTATGGAATGGTTGGGCAATCTCTCAAGCCAATCTAGAGGGTTCCCCCTAGAGAGAATCGGAAAAGCTTTAATCTTAACGCGTCCTCAGAAatgttagtttgcttgctcccccagcatgtatcaaCAAAACCCTTGcgatgcttgtaggcattttggtgTGGAGCTCCGGTGAAGAAACCTCGATGTTCCAAGAGTGTAAGCATCACGCTGGTTAATTGGAAGTTGCTCGCCCTAATCTGGGGTGGGACTATTGCACTTGCGTATCCTTCGTTGGGCAACACCCGGTGTGTTGCCCTTGCTGGAGGTGGGGGAGGATTTGGAATATTATCATGAGGTGGTCAACCTCTCCTTTATGCTTGAGGTTCGGGTTAAATCCCATCTATATtatcatcatctacctcctccccaaAGGCAAATTTCTGGGAGCATCATTGTTAAGAGCCATATTGTACCTGAGATAAATTCACAAACAAATTAGAAAAttggaaggaaagaaaaataaaacacataaataCTCGAAGATATAGCTAAAACCGTTTAACTCcttggcaacggcgccaaaaattggTTGGTTCCAAACCTGCACTACTATAGAGTAGCAAGGATGGTCGATACAGTTTTACCCaacaaaggtcgggatcgaatccataggGAGTTAATGAGTTTGGAGTTAGGTTTATATCCGAGTAGAGATGCGAGTTTTGCTCTTAATTGTACTTCCACaaatggttgattttgttgtCTACTTCTACTCCTATTCTAAAACATGTAATAGTTAAAGCTAAGTATAATATTTTTGTTGGTAGTTTTCAAGAATTAAAagggactagggtagtgacttccacctaggtggatatctaacgggtATAGAGAATTTAGGGCAAGCTTGTTAggattggggtcgtgatataaccaTCACACATAAgtgctcactctatacctctcggtagtttgaattactttgcccaatttggctttctcaagttcaAATGGGTGTTCATGCATAATAAATgatattggctcaagtcgggtattagtatctctaggtttaaccctttaattatattggggctatcaatatcttgaatgcaccccaattccttgttagcctaattttcctagacttagtccctctttctcaagaaaagtcTTAAGTCATAAAGGCACGAATCAGTATTTGCAACTACAAATtatacaattaaagcatgaattaggctaaatatcactaacccataaaaaactaagccctaaaattcaagacccattaaatatccacactagggttgggtcacaaccctggctacggatttagctactcatgaaactAGCAGAAATCAAAGCcgaagatgaaatataagccataataTTCAAATACAAGATGAAAAAAGATAAAAGATAAatctactctaaaattactcaaaaaggtaaaaatcaGTCGTTCACGTGTTCTCCTTaacaaaacttaacctaaaatgtgaaaaatatctatttatactaggctgaaattcTCGTACAAAAATGTCCCTGCGGAGAATTTGCGGAGGCATAATTCTGACCGCGTCCGCGCTTGAGCTATCGCGGACGGCTAATAATGATCGCGGTCCACGTTTCTTCAATTCTAGGTTTGGGTTGGACTTGGTTTTACGGATAGCGTAATTTCATCCACGTCCGCATGTGTTTCCATCGCGGCCTCGTAATTTGGACACGGGTCACGTTCTTCTATTTAAGCATGACTTGCAGGGTTTCTGAACTTCAATCATCGCTCTCAGCGAAAATACCACCGTAGCTGCGTCAGATATTCCACGGCCGCTCTTTTCCATCGCGGTCAACGGTAGAACTTGTGGTCAAATTAGGCTCTCTAAACTTTACTTTCGCGGGCCGCGTATTTGTGGACGCCTCAGCGGTGGTCCTCACGTGGCTGCATATTTTGTCCGCTCTCCGCGCTCCAGTTCCAAGTCTTTAGTCTGTGCAAGTTTACTCCTTCATGAGTTTATTTTGTATTCtttgcctcattttgaccaaaccctgcaagtAAGTATAGTAAATTAGTTTTCAGGAATACGTTTacacattttttatccaaaacctagcaaaaagagagcataagataggTTAACATCCATAGTTATTAACTTGTCACGATTCGGATTTTCCACCattgggatcgtgatggcgcctaactttTAGAATGCTAGGCTAGCCAACAGAATAAGATCTATCACGCTAATTACTATTCAAAACGGTAAATAACAATAATTGAAACCAAAATAAAGTAGGAAGTGCAGAAGTTTATAATAATTCAAACACTAATAAACGACTACCcaaagatctggtgtcacaatccacaaaCGTCTAAGAGtttctacaaatactggtttaaagaaaatacatcagTTCTCaaaatggaagaaacatggaAACTAAGATAAAGGAAAGGGGACTCCAaggtctgcgaacgccggcagatctaccttggatctcctgtggactaaaggcagcaacccaaCTCTGATCAATACGGCCCTGTACCGGGATCTGCACGGAAAGTGCAGAgtacagtatcagtacaactgaccccatgtactggtaagtgtcgagcctaacctcggcaaagtagtgatgaggctaggacacgacaacagcataaacatgtgcagttaaatcatatacgagaaaataACAATTGGAAATTTAAGCAGATAATGATGGGAAGGGGGAGAAACATGCTGGGGAAAATATCAAATCCTGTAACAGTACAGTTAAGAAATGCAGTAAATAACATGCTTTGCACCAGTGAAAGTAATAACATAGCAAACAAGTGCATGGCATCaaccttcgtgtttttactctcgtccttaccataagaaacaataggaacggcacggcatcacccttcgtgcattaactctctcataatcatggcacaacatcacccttcgtgcattattaatatcaaaatacggcacaacatcaccctttgtgcattaatactcacaaaatgtggcacgacatcacccttcgtacaagATATTATGGCGGTCGGCCTCTCCTTTGTGCTTGAGGTTCGGATTGAATCTCATCTATATtatcatcatctacctcctccacCAAAGGCAAATTTCTAGGAGCATCATTATTAAGAGCCATACTGTACCTGAGAGCAATTCacaaacaaattagaaaatcgaaaggaaagaaaaacaaaacatacAAATACTCGGAGATATAGCTAAAACTATTTAAATCCCTGGCAACGGCATCAAAAATTGATCGGTTCCAAACTTGCACTACTATAAAGTAGCAAGGATGGTCGATACAGTTTAACCCAACAAAGGCCGGGATcaaatccacagggagttaatgAGTTTGGAGTTAGGTTTATATCCGAGTAGAGATACAAGTTTTGCTCTTAATTGTACTTCCACAAATGGTTGGTTTTGTTTTCTACTTCCACTTCTATTCTAAAACATGCAATAGTTAAAGCTAAGTATAATATTTTTGTAGGTTGTTTTCAAGGGTTAAAagggactagggtagtgacttcagcctaggtggatatctaacgtGTATCGAGAATTCAGGGCAAGCTTGTTATGATTGGAATCATGATAGAACCATCACACATAAgtgctcactctatacctctcggtagtttgagtgactttgcccaatttggctttctcaagttcaAATGGGTGTTCATGCATAACAAATgatattggctcaagtcgggtattactatctctaggtttaaccctttaatcggGGCTATCagtctcttgaatgcaccccaattccttgttagtataattttcctagacttattccctttttctcaagaagagtctaagtcataaaggcacgaATC encodes the following:
- the LOC138871209 gene encoding uncharacterized protein is translated as MKKPLGIIDDVLVRVDKFILPSHFVILDCEVDYEVLIILGRPFLATRKALVDVEAGELTFLVGDEKVVFHVCKSMRQPNSNEVCSFVDLVTEVIVEDIGAVINMEDPLEAVC